CTCCACCCAGCCGGGCCGGGGAGGCGCAGTCAGTGGCCTCGTCCCGGCAGTAGCGGGACATCTCGCAGAACGAGAGGCAGTCGGGGGTGAAGCTGGCGTCCAGCTCCCGCATCGTGGCGTCGATCTCGGCCTTCGGTCGTTCGGTGTCGAGCGTCGCGTCGGGAGAGAGGGCGTGGGCCAGGTCTGCGGCCCGGCGCAGACGCGATAACTGGAACCGCAGGGCGTCGAGTTCCTGGCGGAGGTCGATCAGCTTTCCGTAGGGCCGGTTGGAGAAGTCCTTAGGGCAGATGAGAAGGAACCTGTGGGCGATCGCCTTGGGATCGAGGCCGAGTTCGGTGAAGGTCTGCCGCAGGGCGAGGACGCTGACCGCGGCCTGTTTCGTGGTCTGGGCAACCGCCGAGGGGTTCGCCTGGCCGTCGATGGCCGGGAAGGAGCGGATCTCCACCACGTAGAACTGTCCGCCGGTGCGGTGGCTGAGGGCTTGCGGTATCACGTGGGCGGTCTGACCGGCGACCTCCAGGGACAGGACGGGGCGGTCCAGGATCAGCCGCTCGTCGGCGCCGGCCGCCAGGCGGTTCAGAAGCCGCCGACTCTCGCCCGCCCGCACCGCGAGCGAAGCGTCGCCGCCCACCTCGGTCAGATCGGCTACCGCGGCTTCCTCGACGCGGACGTCGAGTTGCTCCCGGAGCAGGCGGATGAGCTCCGCGTAGCCGCCCCATTTGACCAGGGCCTCGAAGCTCTGCTCGCGCCGGATCGCGAAGGGGGACTGGCCGAAACGCGGCTCATGGCCCAGGCGTTGGGCGAGCAACGCCTTGTCCACGCCTGCTGCGTCGAGTACGGCGCGGCGGGAGCAGGCCGGGTTGGCCGTGAGGGCGGTGATCTTGCGTGCCGTGTACTCCTGCGGGGGTCGCGGTCCGCGCAGGACGGCGAGCCTTCCCGGAGAGGGGGCAGAGGGGTGCTGCGGAGGCATCTTCTCTTCTTACGCGGAATTCTGTGGCGGCACCGGAGGAATCCGGTAGTCGGTCAGGTGGTGAAGCCGACTGAACCACGCAGGGCATCGTGCAGGGGCGGGGCCCCGAAGAGCTGCTGTACTTCTGTGAGTTGGCCGCGTGCGCGGTCGGCGGTCGTGCGACGCAGGGAGTAGTCCGCCGCCTGGTGCACTGCGGCCTCCGTGCGTGCTGCGGAGATCACGCGTTCGGGGTCGATTTCCTCGTCGTCGTACGCACCGGGGATGTTGAGCGCGAAACGGCGCAGCAGTTGGCGGGCCGCGCCGGAGGGTGCGTGTCCGGCGACGTCGAGTCGCAGGATCTGCTCGGCGGTGCCGATGGCGTGGACAAGGAAGTCGGCACGCGGGCTCAGCGGGCCGACGATGCGCTGCTCCAGGGGCCAGACGGATACGGCGAGGAGACCGCGGGCGGGTGTGAGCCGGTCGTGGGTGAGGGCGGCACAGATGTAGTAGGGGCGGGCGTAGCCCTGCGCGGTGAAGGACCTTTCCTCGTCTCGGCGGAGGGAGGCAAGTTTCGTCGCGACCAGCGGCTCGGTGAAGAAGGCCTGGTATACGGATGAGATCAGCTTGGGCGACGCGGGAGCGCCGAGCAGGGTGAGCGCCTGGTGCACCTGCTCGCGGACCGGGACGGCGCCGTGGGTGGACTGCTTCCCATGGGCCTGGAGCCGGAACGAGGATGCGGTCCCGGCGGTGGTGGCAGGTGCCGGGGTTCCGGCGGGTGAGGAAGGGGCCGCGGCAGGTGGCGAGGCCCCCTCTGCCTCCTCGGCGTCGAGGGCTCGCTCCCACGCGGCCTCCGCCTCGCGCAGTTCGGTGCGGATGCGGGTGGTGGCCGCGTTGTCGCGGGCGCGTCGAGCCTCGCGCAGGAGGGCGCGCAGGCGCGACAGGCGTTCCTCGAGCTCCTCCAGCGATGCGGTCATGGGTGCACTGTACCGTCGATCCCTTTGATTTCCAAGGTTATCCAAAGAGTTCCAAAGTTGTGCGCTACGCTCGGCGGCACGGCCTCGGGGTTCACGACGGCCGGCCTGACTCCGTGCTTCGGCCGGGAGGGGGAACGACATGACGTACGACGTGCCGTGGCGTGTGCCGCAGTGGATGACGGGGGACGAGGGGCCGGTCCGGATTGGGCCGGGCACAGGAGGGGGAGCGGACGAGCTGCACGTCTGCCCGGCCCGCGACGCGGCGAAGGCCCGGCCAGGACTTCGGGCGCGGGTGCCGTCTCAGCTTCCCCGGGAAGAGCACGAGACCTTCACGCTCGGCCCCGTGTGCGCAGCGCTGGACCAGATTGAGTTCGGCGGCGCCACGGTGGGCGAGGCGCTCGGAGCCCTGTCCGGCCACCAGCCTGCTCTGCACGAGGGGCACCGGACCTACGTGGAGCACGCGGTGCGGCAGTACACGAGCCAGGGGCCGGACGCCTTCGTGCCCGTCCAGCCGTACTGGGCGGTGCGCAAGGACAATGGCCGGCGCTGGGAGCTCTACGCATGGTGGCGCCGCTACCAGTCGGCCGACGGCAAGGTGCGTGAGTACCGGCGACTCAGACACGGGGACGCCCGTGCGTCGAGCCGGGGTGAGATCGCGGTCGCCGCGTACACCGCGGCGTTCGGAGCCGACGCGGCGTGGCCGCGCCGCTGGAACCAGGAGTTCGTGATCCACGGCTCTCCCGGGCCCGTCGCGAGGGTCAGGATAATCGAGATCGGCCTGGGCGACGGATCGCGGACCGTTCAGTTCGACGGAACTGCGGAGGAGGCCAAGGCGTACTACGAGGCCCACGGCGGCCCCCACGTGAGGAATGTGGTCAGGGGCGGTCCGGAGCGCCCCGGGGCGGCCTGCTTCGACTGCAAGCAGTTCACCGGGTGTGAGGCGGTGTCCCGGTCTCCGGGGGTACTGGCACTGCCCTCCCGCCGGTTACCGCTGCGGAAGGTGTCCATCAGCGACCTCAGGTACCACGCCGCCTGCCCGGCGCAGTCCCTGCTGCGCTCTCTGCACCTGCCGAAAACCGGCGAGTACAGCGACGCGGCCAAGCTCGGCCAGGCCGTGCACGGTTGGGTCGAGACGCTCCACCGCCGCACCGGCCCCACTCCCTGCACGCGCGGCGACATGCCCCCGCCGGGGGAGAACTGGACCGCCGGCCGGTGGAGGGTCCCGGACGAGGAGGCGGAGACGGGCCGCGCCATGCTCCTGCAGCATGTGGACTCGTGCCCCTTCCAGCTTCCCGAGGCCATCGAGCGGGTCGAATGCGAACCGACCCGGGTGTTTCACGACACGGCGGCCCAGGCGCTGGTCGTGGCCAAACCCGACCTGCTCTACAGGGAGGACGGTTCCTGGGTATGGCGGGAACTCAAGACCACCCGCACTCCTGCTCGCATCGGCAAGGATCCGCTGGACGCTTATCCGCAGCTCGCCCTGGCCGTCGTCCTGCTTGCCCAGGGGGAGCTGGGCGGTGACCCCTCCGGATCGAGGGTGGAACTGGAGGTCCTCCGTCCCGATGGATCCGACCCCCACGTCATCGACCCGATGGACGCGGAGCGCCTGGCCAAGGCGCGAGCGGTGCTCCGACGGTACGCCGGCCCCTGGCGCGAGGACCGTGCGTGGGAGGCACGGCCGGGCGGGCACTGCCACCAGTGCCCGGTCTCGCGGTGGTGCCCGAGCGCCCAAGCCCCTGCCGACGCGGAGGAGAAGGCATGAGCACCCAGACCCCACCGAACTCCGGGGCAGCCCGATCCGGCCTGGTCTCCCGACCGTCCGCGGGCTCGGACGAACCCCTGCTCGGGGAGATCGCCAGTGCGCTGGTCCGTCTGTCCCGGCAGCGCGGCGTGCCCCACCCGATCTATCCGGCCCAGGTCCAGAACGCCTACAACCGACTCGTCCTGCACTGCCTGCGACACGGAGTCGAACCGCCGGGCAGCATTCCCGAGATGGTCCGCTGGGCCTGTGAACGACCCCTGACGCGATGGCCGCTGGACCTGCCTCCCGAAGCCCGTGGGGCCGCCGGCACGCTCGTGGATCCCCAGACGAGACTGCCGCACCAGCTCTGCCTCGAGTGGGAGGTGGATGTGGCGGACCCCGCCGCAGAGATCTTCGAGAACCAGCGCATGCTGGAGGCACTCACCGTATGCCGGGCAGCAGGCGATCCTGCGGCGTACACCGCCTTCCGGTCCCTGCTGACCACCCGGCCCGTACTCACCGGCGCGGAGCTCGCCCTGCTCGGTGGGGACCCGGAGTGCGGACTCCTGCTCCACCACGTCATCAGACAGTGCTACGAACCCGTCCCTGCGACCTATCGACGCGACGGCGGGTACCAGCAGTGCGGACGCTGCCGCTGCCTGATGGTGCCACTGCCCGGCGGAGGTCACCGCTGCGAGCTGGACCGCTGCCGCCGTGACGCCACCGCCGCTGTCCCCGTTCCGGTACGTCCCGACCGCAGCGGGCTCCACCAGCTCAGCCGTCCCCTGCGGATGTTCGTCACCAGTCCGGGCCTGGCAGAGAACGACATCGGGGCAATCCTCAAGAGACGCTTCGGCATCGACGCCGAGATGTGGCCCCAGTTCGACGCGTACGACTTGCGCGTCCCGCTGCCCGGAGGCCGGTACTGGGCCGTGGACGTCAAGGACCGGGTGAACCCGGTTTTGCTCGCACGCACACTCACCCGCTTCCGGGCCGATCCGCCCTTCGACCGGGCCTTCCTGGTCGTGCCCCGCTATCGATTCCGCGAGAACGAGGCGTACGGACGACAGTTCCGCCGAAATCTTCCCGAAGATCTGGCAGGGAACATCACCCTGCTCGACGATCGGACCTTCCTGCGTCTCGTGGCCGAACAGATCGCCGACCGGACGGAAGCCGCCGGATCCCCTCGCCGCCAAGGAGACCACCATGCGTGATCGCAGCAGCTGGCACCGTCGTTGCTCCCGCCAGCTCACCGATGTATGGCCGGATGACCTCGGTGCGTTCCGGGTCGCCGATCTCCTCGACGTCGAACTGGGCCTCTACCTGCTCCAGAGAGTGGCGCCCACGCGCGCCGCGCTCGACGTGTGGCCCCTCCTCGGCGGATACCCCCACAGCGAAGCGCTCGGAGACGTCCGCTCCGACGAACAGCGGCTGCGCATCCTGCGCGCCCGCCACCACCTGTGGGTCCTCAGACGCGGACACGCTTGGTCTGAGGCGCTGGAGGCGTACCTACGCGTGCCGCAGCAGCTGCGCGGATACGACCTCGAAAGCGTCGACGCGGTCCCGCGTCGACGCGTACCCGCCCGGGCAGCGCGTCGTTTCGAGGTGTTCGAAGAGCTGCTCACCTCAGGACCCGAGTTCGCGACCCGCCGTGTTCCGCTCGCTGGATCGGGCGAACACACCTTCCGGGCCCAGGACCGGCTCCACTCGGTCGAGATTACCGACGACCTGCTGCTCGGCGCCCTCCCCAGGTCGCACGCCCTCGACGCGGCACCCGCTGGGCGCGGGGAACCCGTAGACGTGACCTGGGAAGAACTCGAGTCGGCGGCCGCAGCCATGGACGCGAAGGAGGAGGTCATCGGCGGCTCCCGAAGCGGATGGCGCGGTCGACTGAGCCGTGTCCGGTTACTCGTCCGGGACGAGGCCCTCGGCCGGTTCACGCGTGGCGAGCGCCTCAGGATCGACCAGCTGCTCCACATGGTCGGCATGGTCGGTGCGGGCAAGTCGACCCTCCGCGACATCCTTACCTATCACCTGGTCACCCGGACGTCGCGCCGTGTCACCCTGGTCGTCGGCGACGTCGCCGAAACTCTGGCCGTCGTTGAGCTGTTCAAGCGGCTCGGGGTAGCAGCGGCACCCATCCTCGGCCACTCCACGCGAGAGCGGAACATCGGACGCCTGCACCGCCGCACCGCGGTGGCGGGCGCCGACACCATGCTGGGACACGACCACCCCGGCTTCGCATACCTGAGCAGTGCCTGCCCCGTGGACGTGCTGCGCGGCATGGAGGCACGCAGGCCCCTCGGCATCAGGGAAGCCCCGTGCCTCGGGCTGTACCCGGCTGTGGACCAGGAAGAGACCCCAGACGATCCACTGGTCGAAGCGGAGAACCCGGCCGGCCGAAGGCCGCGCCCCAAGCCTCAGCGGAAGCTGTGCCCGTTGTGGAACCGCTGTCCGAGACATCGCGGCGCCCGGGACCTCGTCGATGCCCGCGTCTGGGTTGCGACCCCCGCCGGGCTGGTGCACAGCTCCGTGCCACAGCACCAGCACGACGAGCAGATCCGTTACCTGGAACTCGCCTGCCGACTCAGCGACCTGATCATCGTCGATGAGGCGGACCGCGTGCAGATGCAGCTCGACACCGTGTTCGCCCCGGCCAGCACCCTCGTCGGCACCTACCCGAACTCATGGTTCGACGAGGTCGCAGTCCACAAGTTCCAGCAGATGGCCCGAGACGGGCGACTCCAGCTGTCCGAACGCGACGTCGACGACTGGACGAACGCCGTCAACACCGTGAGTGCCGCCACCGACCGGCTCTATTCGCTCCTGGTCAAGGACGGGGAGCTGCGGCAGTGGATCAGCGTCGACTACTTCAGCGCGTTCACCCTGCACAACCTGCTGATCGACAGCTGGTTCCCCGGGCGGGACGCGGGCGACCAACCACCGCCCGCGGCATGGCTGCTGGACGAGGCGTTGCTGCGTTTCCGGGACGACCCCCTGCACGAGCACGAGAGCACTGATGACGGCGACCAGGTGACCCCCCTGGTCAACACCTTCGTCCACCTGGCCCTTGAGCTGCTCCACGCCCCCCAGGGCGCCCGCACCCGGGAACGGCTCCGCTCCACCCTCACTGCCGTTGTGGGCCACGACTCCGGAGTCCTCGACCGGATCGACGTACAGGCCCGACGCTTCGAGTTCACCCTGCTCCTCGCCGCGCTCCACAGCAGACTCGACTTCATGACCATCCTGTGGCCGCGCGTCGAGGCCGCACTCCACCTGGAGAACGCGTCGAACGTCCTCTCCCGCAGACCTCCGAAGGACTACGAGGCGGTCATCCCCGAATCACCGATGGGTAACGTCCTCGGCTTCCAGTTTCGTCTGACGGACTCGGAGCGCGACGGCGACCGCAGCGGTGAGCTGCGCTTCTTCCACTGCAACGGTGTGGGGCGCGAACTCCTCATGCGAATGGGCGACCTGTGCCGGGTGGACAGCCGACCCGCCCCCCACGTTCTGCTCATGTCCGCGACCAGCTGGGCCGGCACCTCCAGCCGGTACCACCTGCACGCCGATGTGGGAGCCATGCTTCGCCCGCGGGACGAGGAGGTCGAGGCCGTCCTCGGCACGGAGTTCCGCAAGGAGTTCCTCCACTGGCCGGGCAGCGAAGGGCCGCGGCCCCTGCGGCTATCGGGCTGCCCCCCGAAGGAGCGGCCCCAGGCGCTCGTCGAGATGCTCCGGCAGCTCGCGGTTCCTGACCGCAGCCTGCCCGGCGCATCGAGCATGTTCGACACCGAGCTGGACGAGATCCCCGACCAGGACCGGCGCCGCATCCTGCTCCTCGTCGGCAGCTACGACGAGGCGCGGCGCGCGGCCGACTACCTGAATGGGATCCCCGAGTGGAACGGCCGTGTCGTCCAGCTCGTCTCGGACGACGCGGACGCCGACACCGCCTGGGCCCGGCTGCCGGAGGACCCCGCGGTGCGCACCCTCACCCGAGGCGACGTGCATTCCTTCGCGAAGACCGGCGGCGAACTCCTCGTCGCGCCGCTGCTCGCGGTGGAACGAGGGCACAACATCGTGCTGAGCACGGGCAAGGCGGCGATCGGCAGCGTCTACTTCCTCGCCCGGCCCCACCCGCGGCCCGACGACATCGCCCTCGCCATCCAATCGATCAACGATTGGGCGGTACGCCAGCTCCGGGACACCGGAAGGGTCTTCACACAGGCGACGCTCGCGGCTGCCACGCCGCACCAGGCCGCCATGGGGTTCCGTAGTCGCGCCCGCCGCCAGTGGAACCGGTACCTCACCCGCCGAATGGCCTGGTCCAGCCTCCGGGACGACGAGAAGGTCGCCTTCACCTGGGACCAGCTGGTCGTGATGTGGCAGGTGATCGGCCGCCTCGTACGCGGTGGTGTGCCTGCCAGGGTGGCCTTCGTGGACGCCGCCTTCTCACCCCGCGAGGCGGGATTCGAGGCTGTAGACACCCCGGACACCAGCCTGCTGGCGAGCATGCGCGCCGTGCTGGCCCCCTACTTCGACGAGCCCGGCATCGTCGCTCAAGGTGCCGAAGCTCCGCCGGAACCTTCTCCGATCGACAAGTCGCTCGTCCGCGAACTGTACGAGCCGCTCTACCGCGCCCTCGTCGACATGGGCTGAGACCGCGGCTGCCCGCCCGCACCCCGCACCTGCCTCCGATCTGAGGAGACTCACAAGATGGCGTACCAGCACGTACGGACCGCCTCGTACATGCCTGACCCGACGCAGGGGCCTTTCCCCGTCCTACGGCACACCCTCTCGCTGCCCGCTCACTGGGAGGAGCCGCTCGGCCAGCTGCGTGACCATGGCAGGCCAGAGGGCCGATGGCACGGTCCACGCCGCATCCCCACCCGGGAGATCAACCAGCTGATCCGTACCACCGCCCCGGACATCGTCACCGTAGCGTCCAACGCCACATTCGGAACGGACTCCCCCTGGCTTTACTGCGCCGAGCCGTTTCCCGCCCCGGTGACCAACCTCTACGCCGCCACCTGGCTCAGGAATCTCCCCCGTGATTCCGACGATCCGGGTGCACGGCGTCTGCTCGCGGAGTGCTTCCGCGAGCTGGACACCGGAAGCCTGGCCTGGCGCGCAGACACCATCGACCTGCTCGAACAGCAGCCTTCTCCGGGTGGCACCGCCAAGCCCACCCGTCTGGTGTACCGACTGCTACCCGACGAACTGGCCGCACGCATCGCACGTCAGGGTGCCTACGAGCACGGAGGCCGGCAGCTCACCTTCCACCAGGTCGCCGGCGTCGGCGGCGGGTACGACGCCGGAAGCAGCAGCGCGGAACTGATGTCGTGGCCGCCGATCGAATACCGGCCCACGGGTAGGGGCGGCGAGCGCAAGCCGTCGTACTACGCGGCCACCCTCCGCGTCGGCGTGCGCACCGTCCCGTTCTCGCCGGTTCCTCGGATTCATCTCAGCGCGGGAATCCGCCGGTTCGTCACCGGAAAGGTCTGGATGCCCTTCCGTAAGGGTGTCTCGGTCTATCTACTGCCAGAGATCTCGCTCGTGCCGGACGCACCGGTGTCCCGGCGACTCTCGGTTGCCATGCTGCAGTGGCGCAACGGCACCACGGATTGGAGGCAGGGTGGCCCCAGCGGCATGCTCGCCGCCGTCGCCGCGTTCGACGGGCTCCCGTCGGTGGATCGACTGGTCAAGGAGGCCGACCACTGGATCGGGGACGGGAAGGACGGCATCAGGCTGGCGGTCGGTCACCAGGCCGCCATGGGCAGACACCCCATCGGGACCGGATTGATGCCCAGCGAACGCCGCCGTCTCGTCGAGTGGGCCGAGAAAGCGCTGGCCCCCGAGTTCGTCCCCGCCCCGAAGCTCCAGCGCAGCCGGTACGGTCGCCCGCCTGTCAGACAGCTCACGAAGCGTCCCTCCATGCCAAAGAACGCCACCACCGAAGAGCTCGCCGCCCTCCTGGAGCGGACGGAACGGACCGCGGCGGACAACGCGCGGGTGCGACGTGCGGCGCTCGCCGCGACCCTGGACGGCACCGATCTCGTCGGCTTCCTGGTTCACCAGACCGACGACCAGCGAGACCGGCTCGTCGCCGCCGCCGAGAGCGCGCTCGGGCTCACAGAGTCTCGGCGGGAACAAGGACCGGAGACATGGGTGTGGGAGACCGAGGAGCTCACCGTGCGGCTCCACGCCCACCCACTGGGTGAGCTGGGATCCCCTCTCGGAGCGGAGGACCGGCCGCCGCGCGCGGGGCAGGAACACGACCAGGCCATCCGTGAGCGGCGCGGACGGGGCGCCGAAGCGATGACCCGCCTGAGGGAGCAGGTGCCCGGGGCTCGGATCGCCCTTGTCGAGCTGGAAGGAAGCGAAGCGTTCAAAGGTCCCGCGAGGCGTACCGACCCCAAGTACGCGATCCGGCTCGGGTGCGCGGACGCAGGCTTGGTCACCCAGTTCATCCGCCCCCTGGACACTGCGATGGACACGGCTGACGCCGAGAAGGATGCCGGCCTGCGGGCCGAAGCGGCCTGGGCGGACGGCCTTCGTCAGACCGGGATGCGCCTGGTGCCCCAGCACACTCTCGGCGATCGCATCCCTTCCGGACTGAACCAGGTGGCCTTCCATCTGGTCGAGCGCCGGGTCGACGGTCCCACGGGCAGGGCACAGTTCACCCCGATCGCCGTGCTGCTCCGGCCGGACGCACCGTGTGTTCTCGGACGGACCGCGGACACCTCCGAGTGGATGCCCTACCCGGACCTGCTCCGGATCCTGACCGGACGAGTGCGGGGGAATGATCTGAGGACCTCGGCGCAGCAGTCGGCAGTCACGGCGGCCTTCATCAGGAGGACCTTGGCGAGTCTGCGCGGCACGCCGACCCTGGTCCTGGCCCACGCACAAGACGTGCGCAAGCGCTGGCCGTGGCTCACCAACGGCGGGCTCGAGGTGGATCGGATCGGCCTCGACGGGGGCCCCGCGCAGCGGATCGGTCTCTACGGCAAGCACCTCCGGGTCGTCAGGGTCGCTGACAGCGGCCGTGACGAGACGCCCCAGTGGTGGGCGGAACGGGAAGAGCGCGAGGAAGAGTTGGCCGGGCAACAGCGGGGCGGCTTCGGCATGGGACTGTGGGTGCCCGACGAGCCCGGAGCCCCCGGCCGTGTCTTCTACAGCACGGCGGACAAGGCGAGCACGCAGACGAAGTTGACCAACGACGACGCGAAGCTGACCCCTCACGTCAACCCTGCCGGCCGGAGCGCCCACCGGCCGACGGTGAACGCGTGGAACCCCGAGCTACTGGAGCTCACCCTGGCCTGCCTTCAGCCCGGCGACGACCCCGAGGCATGGGCCGCGTTCGTCCACCAACAGCGCATCTGCAAGGACGACTACCGGGACGTGCTCGGCCTGCCGCTCGCTCTCCACCTCGCACGGCTCGCGGACGAGTACGCGCTGCCCCACGGCGAGGAGGAGGCGGTGGACCCGACGGCGGGGCCGGTCGCAGGGACCGGCGTCGAAGACAGCCCAGGGCAGCTCGCATTCGACTTCGACACCGATGAGGACGACGAGGACCAGGCACATGGGAACGCGTGACACGAAGGCGGCCGCGCGGGCCGTCGGGTTCGCCGACCGCATCTTCGATCAGGAGGAAATGCGGGACGCGAACGCCGTACCGGAGCCGGAGGGCGGTGAAGCGACGGCCGCAGCCGTCGAGCACCTAGGCAAACGGTTCGCGACACTGCCCGGGATGGTTCGCCACGCCTTCGGCCGGACCCGGGACCACGCGGGCAACCTTTCGAGTGATCCACTGCAGGGCCTGTCCGAGATCGTGCAGAACTCGGAGGATCTCGGCGCCTCAGAAGTGCGCGTCCTCACCAGGGAGCGAGACCTTCTCGTTGCCCATAACGGTGCCCCGGTGCGGTTGCCGGACGTAGTGGCCCTGGCCATGCCGTGGCTGTCCAGCAAGGCGGACGAAACCGAATCCACAGGGCGGTTCGGCATCGGGCTGATGACGCTGCAGTCGCTTTCTCCCCATCTGGAAGTGCACAGTGGCCACTACCGGGTGCGCATCGGCGATCCCTATGTCTCCGTCGCCGAACCGCTCGTCGTACCGGACTGGTTCGCGGACGACGCCTGGACCGTGCTCCGCATTCCCTTTGCACCCGGTGCGCTCGACGCGGAGAGCGTCGACGGGTGGCTCGCTGCCTGGACCTCCGGCGCGCTGCTCTTCCTCGACCACGTATCCGACGTCACACACCTGGATACCCAGGGCGGCGTCCGGCACCGGCTCGCTCTATCCCGGGAGCCCGGACCCGGCTTCGAGGCCGAGGTCGGTGGTGGACCGGCAGAGGTGGGGACCCACCTCGCCCGCGCGGCTACCGGGACTCGATGGCTGGTGTGCCGTACCACTGTGCCCAGTCCCTCGGGCATCGACAGGGCGCACAAGGCTGCCGGACCCACCACGACTCTCGCCGTCGCCCTCCCGCTCGGACACGGCGGTCCCGGACGGATCCACGTCGGTCTGCCGGTTCAGGAGATCGGACCGGCCCTCTGGACGAGTGCGCAGTTCGACCCGCTCGCCAGCCGGCAGGCGCTCGACGAAACCCCGTGGAACCGTGCGCTCGTTCCATGGGTGGCCGATCTGTGGACGGCAGCCGTTCTGCGACAGTTCCGGCAGGATCCGGTGAACGCCTGGAGTGCTGTTCCCCTGCCGGATCACGTCCGTGACGGGCGCAATCCGGCTGCCGTGATGGAACAGCGGTTGCTCGACCACGCCCGGCGTCTGGTGTCCGCGAAGCTACTCCTGCAGGTCTCGGGGGAGAGTCTCCTCGATCTCGAGTCGCTTGCCGTGGAGGACGAAGAACTCGAAGGTGCCGTGACCGAGGAGGAGGTCGCCCGTCTGGCTGATGTGCCCGCCGCGCTGCCCGGAGCGATGCGAGACCCGGACGGCAGGTGGCGGGAGGTGCTGTCGGATTGGGAGGAGAACGGTGTCGGCGCACCGGCCCGGGTCGAGGTGTACGACACGCTGGACCTCCTTGGCGACGGGAGCCGATCACCACGAGCCACGGTCCGACTGGTCGCGCGAGTCATCGAAGCGGGCTGGAGCGGCCTCCTGTCGTCACGTGATTGGCTGGTGGACAGTTCCGGTACGCAGTACGGCATGCGCGGCTCTGTACCCGTGCTGTTCGCCGCCACTCCTCGTGGGCTGGGAGTCGAACTGGGGCTCACCCGTGAGATCCACCCGGACTTTCTGGCCGACACCGATGACGCGCGGTCGGTCCGGGAATGGCTCGGCAAGCAAGGGGTACTGCTCAACGACGACGATCCGGCAGCGGTGATTCAGCGTCTCGCAGACTTCGGGGTTGCGCGAGGTGGAGCTGGGCTTGTCCTCACGGATGAGCAGCTCGTGGCGCTGCGGGACGGTTTCGCACACGTACCGGAGAGCCGCCGTGAGCTGTGGGGCAGGAAGGTCGGGCTGGCAGTGCGGCTCCAAGGCCACCGCTACACCACCGACGGAGCGCGGGAGGACGTGGAGATCGCACCCGCCCGGGCCTATCTTCCGTCCGGGCTGGACAGCGCCGAGCACGACGAGAGCTTCGCCTTCGCCGCCGGCTCGACTTCCGGCCCGGCGTGGCTACGATCGCGTTACGCCAAGGTGTTGCAAGGCGGCAGCATCGGAGCCCTGAGATTTCTCCGGTTGCTTGGTGCCGAGACGGCTCCCCGGCCGCGCAGTCATCCTGGACAGCACTCGCGGTTCGAACGAGGCGCCAGAGGACTTCCCTCAGCCTTCGCCTCGGGTTCGAAGGCGCGCACGAAAGCGCTGGAGGCTGTTCGCGCGACCTACACCCTCAACGATTACGACTGCCCCGACCTGTATGCCGTGGCAACCGATATCGCGAAGGACGACGACTCTGCACGTCGCCGACGCAGGGCGGCCGCTCTTCTCCACGTACTCGGCCGCTCATGGAGTCGCTTCTCCGAACATGCCGAGGTCGGTGCAGCTTTCGACTACCACACATGGCACGACCGAGGGCGGACGGCCGC
This genomic interval from Streptomyces sp. NBC_00464 contains the following:
- a CDS encoding PD-(D/E)XK nuclease family protein, whose amino-acid sequence is MTYDVPWRVPQWMTGDEGPVRIGPGTGGGADELHVCPARDAAKARPGLRARVPSQLPREEHETFTLGPVCAALDQIEFGGATVGEALGALSGHQPALHEGHRTYVEHAVRQYTSQGPDAFVPVQPYWAVRKDNGRRWELYAWWRRYQSADGKVREYRRLRHGDARASSRGEIAVAAYTAAFGADAAWPRRWNQEFVIHGSPGPVARVRIIEIGLGDGSRTVQFDGTAEEAKAYYEAHGGPHVRNVVRGGPERPGAACFDCKQFTGCEAVSRSPGVLALPSRRLPLRKVSISDLRYHAACPAQSLLRSLHLPKTGEYSDAAKLGQAVHGWVETLHRRTGPTPCTRGDMPPPGENWTAGRWRVPDEEAETGRAMLLQHVDSCPFQLPEAIERVECEPTRVFHDTAAQALVVAKPDLLYREDGSWVWRELKTTRTPARIGKDPLDAYPQLALAVVLLAQGELGGDPSGSRVELEVLRPDGSDPHVIDPMDAERLAKARAVLRRYAGPWREDRAWEARPGGHCHQCPVSRWCPSAQAPADAEEKA
- a CDS encoding restriction endonuclease-related protein, translated to MSTQTPPNSGAARSGLVSRPSAGSDEPLLGEIASALVRLSRQRGVPHPIYPAQVQNAYNRLVLHCLRHGVEPPGSIPEMVRWACERPLTRWPLDLPPEARGAAGTLVDPQTRLPHQLCLEWEVDVADPAAEIFENQRMLEALTVCRAAGDPAAYTAFRSLLTTRPVLTGAELALLGGDPECGLLLHHVIRQCYEPVPATYRRDGGYQQCGRCRCLMVPLPGGGHRCELDRCRRDATAAVPVPVRPDRSGLHQLSRPLRMFVTSPGLAENDIGAILKRRFGIDAEMWPQFDAYDLRVPLPGGRYWAVDVKDRVNPVLLARTLTRFRADPPFDRAFLVVPRYRFRENEAYGRQFRRNLPEDLAGNITLLDDRTFLRLVAEQIADRTEAAGSPRRQGDHHA
- a CDS encoding signal recognition particle → MRDRSSWHRRCSRQLTDVWPDDLGAFRVADLLDVELGLYLLQRVAPTRAALDVWPLLGGYPHSEALGDVRSDEQRLRILRARHHLWVLRRGHAWSEALEAYLRVPQQLRGYDLESVDAVPRRRVPARAARRFEVFEELLTSGPEFATRRVPLAGSGEHTFRAQDRLHSVEITDDLLLGALPRSHALDAAPAGRGEPVDVTWEELESAAAAMDAKEEVIGGSRSGWRGRLSRVRLLVRDEALGRFTRGERLRIDQLLHMVGMVGAGKSTLRDILTYHLVTRTSRRVTLVVGDVAETLAVVELFKRLGVAAAPILGHSTRERNIGRLHRRTAVAGADTMLGHDHPGFAYLSSACPVDVLRGMEARRPLGIREAPCLGLYPAVDQEETPDDPLVEAENPAGRRPRPKPQRKLCPLWNRCPRHRGARDLVDARVWVATPAGLVHSSVPQHQHDEQIRYLELACRLSDLIIVDEADRVQMQLDTVFAPASTLVGTYPNSWFDEVAVHKFQQMARDGRLQLSERDVDDWTNAVNTVSAATDRLYSLLVKDGELRQWISVDYFSAFTLHNLLIDSWFPGRDAGDQPPPAAWLLDEALLRFRDDPLHEHESTDDGDQVTPLVNTFVHLALELLHAPQGARTRERLRSTLTAVVGHDSGVLDRIDVQARRFEFTLLLAALHSRLDFMTILWPRVEAALHLENASNVLSRRPPKDYEAVIPESPMGNVLGFQFRLTDSERDGDRSGELRFFHCNGVGRELLMRMGDLCRVDSRPAPHVLLMSATSWAGTSSRYHLHADVGAMLRPRDEEVEAVLGTEFRKEFLHWPGSEGPRPLRLSGCPPKERPQALVEMLRQLAVPDRSLPGASSMFDTELDEIPDQDRRRILLLVGSYDEARRAADYLNGIPEWNGRVVQLVSDDADADTAWARLPEDPAVRTLTRGDVHSFAKTGGELLVAPLLAVERGHNIVLSTGKAAIGSVYFLARPHPRPDDIALAIQSINDWAVRQLRDTGRVFTQATLAAATPHQAAMGFRSRARRQWNRYLTRRMAWSSLRDDEKVAFTWDQLVVMWQVIGRLVRGGVPARVAFVDAAFSPREAGFEAVDTPDTSLLASMRAVLAPYFDEPGIVAQGAEAPPEPSPIDKSLVRELYEPLYRALVDMG